From Echinicola jeungdonensis, the proteins below share one genomic window:
- a CDS encoding PhoH family protein produces the protein MVEKVITLENIPLLEFLGAENENIRQIAAAFPKSKIVSRGNEIRIQGRAPEIIRINDVLNMLLQHFNRFGQVTPENVKEYIDLEGVPVEEDIKNDIIVFGNKGLVIKPKSTNQRKLVNSSYDNDLVFALGPAGTGKTYIAVALAVRALKNREVKRIIITRPAVEAGENLGFLPGDLQEKLDPYLRPIYDALGDMVPAEKLKFYQETRVIEIAPLAYMRGRTLHDAFVLLDEAQNTTREQIKMFLTRMGPNSKVIVTGDQTQVDLPTKQKSGLREALKVLKNVKGIGVVHLGGKDVIRHKLVKSIIEAYDADDKENEKSRHEAHHNKDQNRG, from the coding sequence TTGGTAGAAAAAGTAATTACTTTAGAGAATATTCCATTATTGGAGTTTCTAGGGGCTGAAAACGAGAACATTCGACAAATCGCCGCTGCTTTCCCCAAGAGTAAGATTGTGTCCCGAGGAAATGAAATCCGAATTCAGGGCCGAGCCCCAGAAATCATCCGGATCAATGATGTCCTGAATATGCTTTTGCAACATTTTAACCGCTTTGGACAGGTAACTCCCGAAAATGTGAAGGAATATATTGACCTGGAAGGGGTGCCGGTGGAAGAGGATATCAAGAATGATATCATTGTTTTCGGCAACAAAGGACTGGTCATCAAGCCCAAATCCACCAATCAAAGAAAATTGGTTAATTCTTCATACGATAATGACCTGGTTTTTGCTTTGGGACCAGCAGGAACCGGTAAGACTTATATTGCTGTTGCACTGGCTGTCAGGGCGCTTAAAAACAGGGAAGTCAAAAGGATCATTATTACCCGTCCAGCTGTGGAGGCCGGGGAAAACCTGGGCTTCCTACCAGGTGACCTCCAGGAAAAATTGGACCCTTACTTAAGACCCATTTATGATGCCCTTGGAGATATGGTCCCTGCAGAAAAACTGAAATTTTATCAGGAAACAAGGGTGATTGAAATTGCACCATTGGCCTATATGCGGGGCCGGACTTTGCATGATGCATTTGTACTTTTAGATGAAGCTCAAAATACGACCAGAGAGCAAATAAAAATGTTTTTGACCAGGATGGGCCCCAATTCCAAGGTGATCGTGACCGGTGACCAAACACAGGTAGACCTTCCTACGAAACAGAAATCCGGACTTCGGGAAGCGCTGAAGGTGCTCAAGAATGTCAAAGGTATAGGTGTGGTTCATTTAGGCGGAAAGGATGTTATCCGTCATAAGTTGGTGAAATCCATTATCGAAGCTTATGATGCTGATGATAAAGAAAATGAAAAGAGCAGGCATGAAGCTCACCATAACAAAGATCAAAACAGAGGATGA
- a CDS encoding C25 family cysteine peptidase → MIGFSQHEWINPGQAYYKISTETDGVYRLSYTTLSASGVDMDAVDPRDIRVYHRGHEVAVHVEGQEDGSFDSQDYVEFVGKRNDGQPDEPLYQEPEHMANPYFNTHSDATAFFLTITPGIRGKRMFVRNPYSGSVPSLQQYKTSELKVFSDQYSLGKVYPPGIWSGAYDRGQGWTGRVITRGNISDVNFSDLGNVVASENISLNIGLVGRSNAPHVARISVGPNSENLRNLGDFSFNDFEFNQVNLILLASDFSGDGRLTIRIAPIGQEGSSDNISCSYVVLEYTKTKVSGDFEQEYLLPAPGESNLTFENTTENYVGYDIADFQNVVKLSPSQSGNEMTFPAGILQSGSKLRIQKAESIIEPHILEKVKFRDILNQPADFIILTHESLRQATSLNTDPVAAYAGYRHSQPGGGYDTLIVTADELYNQFNYGEKSPLAIKTFLKIYHAKFQPDFLLLMGRAYGMYNTRRLGGVTYFYRNNPDIFPKQDLVPTYGYPYNDNRFSVGLKPTAPLGQDIAIGRVPAQTPEQVNDYLAKVKEKEAIGVSQPWQKEIVHLSGGLSAFELERYFSYVKGFEGIAEDLYLGGHVTTHRKRSNSSVEVINISEDINRGASLVTFFGHAAPSTTDIDIGFVSVNELGYDNKGKYPMLLLNGCDAGNSFGNAYTFGEDWILTPDRGASNFMAHANVGVDVYLRRYSESFYTKAFADSSLIYQPLGRIKLETEKRFYERYGTSVINQSHANQFILLGDPAIRLFPANHADYSLKQEEIFLKGFNGEQVNAQSDSLDLSIVVRNLGRVELDTVDLKVTRQLPDGTMIPYDPIKVPPIYYRDTLHFTVPNTGVANAGENFFTLEINGDKSLEEMSYMNNTVTVSKFIQSSGTLNLRPLDFAIHHQTEVEIISQVPGKAVEDRTLIFQLDTRADFSSATRKENRVTTNNLARWDADLSSLIGSKDTVTFYWRSKFLEPKMEKAPNGPKAALLILTMALKAGSKGNFRNWIKTSWIIWKPLIRKINGNIRTLS, encoded by the coding sequence ATGATTGGTTTTTCCCAACATGAATGGATAAACCCTGGCCAGGCCTATTATAAAATTTCAACCGAAACCGATGGTGTTTACCGGCTAAGTTATACCACCTTGTCTGCATCCGGAGTTGATATGGATGCGGTGGATCCCAGGGATATACGGGTTTACCACCGCGGCCATGAGGTAGCCGTTCATGTGGAGGGCCAGGAAGATGGAAGTTTTGACAGCCAGGATTATGTGGAGTTTGTCGGGAAAAGAAATGACGGACAACCCGATGAGCCTTTGTACCAGGAGCCGGAACATATGGCTAATCCCTATTTTAATACCCATAGTGATGCAACTGCATTTTTTCTGACTATTACCCCCGGGATCCGGGGAAAGAGGATGTTTGTCCGAAACCCTTATTCCGGTTCGGTTCCATCCCTTCAACAATATAAAACCTCAGAGCTAAAAGTATTTTCAGACCAATATTCTTTGGGAAAAGTTTATCCCCCGGGAATCTGGTCAGGGGCCTATGACAGGGGCCAGGGTTGGACTGGCAGAGTCATAACCAGGGGAAACATCAGTGATGTCAATTTTAGTGATTTGGGTAATGTGGTGGCCTCCGAGAATATTTCCTTAAATATAGGCTTGGTGGGCAGGTCAAATGCCCCGCATGTGGCCCGCATTAGTGTTGGCCCCAATTCTGAAAACCTCCGGAATTTAGGTGATTTTAGTTTTAATGATTTCGAATTTAACCAGGTTAATTTAATTCTTCTGGCTTCAGATTTTAGTGGGGATGGGCGTTTGACGATAAGAATAGCCCCAATTGGGCAGGAAGGAAGCAGTGACAATATCTCCTGCAGTTATGTGGTTTTGGAATATACGAAAACCAAAGTCTCAGGGGATTTTGAACAGGAATATTTACTCCCTGCTCCTGGTGAAAGCAATTTGACTTTTGAAAATACAACGGAGAATTATGTGGGATACGATATTGCTGACTTTCAGAATGTTGTCAAGTTAAGTCCAAGCCAATCGGGGAACGAAATGACTTTTCCCGCCGGAATTTTACAGTCCGGCTCCAAGTTAAGGATTCAAAAGGCAGAAAGCATTATTGAACCACATATCCTGGAAAAAGTAAAATTCAGGGATATCCTCAATCAACCTGCAGATTTTATCATATTGACTCACGAAAGCTTAAGGCAAGCTACCAGCCTGAATACGGACCCGGTTGCCGCTTATGCCGGTTACCGGCATTCACAACCTGGTGGGGGATACGATACATTGATAGTGACGGCGGACGAATTGTATAACCAATTTAATTATGGGGAAAAGTCTCCCTTGGCCATTAAAACTTTTTTGAAGATCTATCATGCCAAGTTTCAACCCGATTTTCTTTTGTTAATGGGCCGTGCATATGGAATGTACAATACCAGAAGGCTAGGTGGGGTGACTTATTTTTACAGGAATAACCCGGATATTTTCCCAAAACAGGATTTGGTGCCAACTTATGGCTACCCTTATAATGATAACCGTTTTTCTGTGGGATTAAAACCGACTGCCCCACTGGGACAGGACATAGCCATAGGCAGGGTGCCGGCCCAAACCCCTGAGCAAGTCAATGATTATTTGGCAAAGGTTAAGGAAAAGGAGGCTATTGGAGTTTCTCAGCCCTGGCAAAAGGAGATTGTGCATCTCAGTGGGGGGCTGTCTGCCTTTGAGCTGGAGAGGTACTTTAGTTATGTTAAGGGATTTGAAGGCATTGCAGAGGACTTGTATTTAGGAGGTCATGTTACCACCCACCGCAAAAGGTCTAATTCCTCAGTGGAAGTAATCAATATTTCTGAAGATATTAATCGTGGTGCCAGTTTGGTGACTTTTTTTGGTCATGCTGCTCCTTCAACTACGGATATCGATATTGGATTTGTCAGTGTAAATGAGCTGGGGTATGATAACAAGGGCAAATACCCAATGCTTTTACTCAATGGCTGCGATGCAGGGAATTCATTTGGTAATGCCTATACTTTTGGTGAAGACTGGATACTCACCCCGGACCGGGGGGCGTCCAACTTTATGGCCCATGCCAATGTGGGGGTGGATGTTTATCTAAGGAGATATTCAGAGTCCTTTTACACCAAAGCTTTTGCAGATTCTTCACTGATTTACCAACCGCTTGGTAGGATTAAATTAGAAACCGAAAAACGGTTTTATGAGCGCTACGGGACTTCAGTAATTAATCAGTCCCATGCCAACCAATTTATCCTTTTGGGTGATCCGGCAATAAGGTTATTCCCGGCAAATCATGCAGACTACAGCCTCAAACAAGAGGAAATTTTCCTGAAAGGATTTAATGGAGAACAAGTCAATGCGCAATCAGATTCATTGGATTTATCCATAGTGGTCCGAAACTTGGGGAGGGTTGAATTGGATACCGTGGATTTAAAGGTAACCCGGCAACTCCCTGACGGGACTATGATTCCCTATGACCCCATAAAAGTCCCGCCCATTTATTACCGTGACACCCTTCATTTTACCGTTCCCAATACGGGGGTGGCCAATGCAGGAGAAAACTTTTTTACCCTGGAAATCAATGGGGATAAAAGCTTGGAGGAAATGTCTTACATGAACAACACCGTTACAGTAAGCAAGTTTATCCAATCCAGTGGGACATTGAACCTAAGGCCACTGGATTTTGCGATCCATCATCAAACTGAAGTGGAAATCATCAGCCAGGTTCCCGGAAAAGCCGTCGAAGACCGGACTTTGATTTTCCAGTTGGATACGAGGGCTGATTTCAGTAGTGCTACCCGGAAAGAAAACAGGGTAACTACTAACAATTTGGCTCGATGGGATGCCGATCTGTCTTCCCTGATTGGGAGTAAGGATACGGTTACTTTTTATTGGAGAAGTAAATTTTTGGAACCCAAAATGGAGAAAGCGCCGAATGGACCGAAAGCAGCTTTACTTATATTAACAATGGCCCTGAAGGCTGGATCCAAAGGCAACTTTCGCAATTGGATAAAAACCAGTTGGATAATTTGGAAGCCGTTAATCCGGAAAATAAATGGAAATATCAGGACACTGAGCTAA
- a CDS encoding DUF3575 domain-containing protein, producing the protein MKKFTAILLLSIGFVFNSFAQSSEEDYKKNEVKLNILNTIVQGSVELGYEYFLGIDQSIGVEYMINDRFGYNAQGSGGKDYRTNSFQVAYNFYFLNEADISNSYSSIYVYPFFKYRYGEFKEDNEPDIDMNSTMIGIGVGYKWVRNNKFTIAPYVNIARGFSEEVENRFTAVEINAGASIGYRF; encoded by the coding sequence ATGAAAAAATTTACTGCTATTCTATTGTTATCCATCGGCTTTGTTTTTAATTCTTTTGCCCAATCATCTGAGGAAGATTATAAAAAAAATGAAGTAAAGTTAAATATCCTGAATACCATCGTCCAAGGATCGGTTGAGCTGGGGTATGAATATTTTTTGGGAATTGACCAATCCATTGGAGTGGAATATATGATCAATGACCGATTTGGTTATAATGCCCAAGGGAGTGGAGGGAAAGATTATCGGACCAACAGTTTCCAGGTGGCCTATAATTTTTATTTTTTGAATGAGGCTGATATTTCCAATTCTTATTCCAGCATTTATGTTTACCCATTTTTTAAATACCGTTACGGGGAATTTAAGGAAGATAATGAGCCTGATATCGATATGAATTCTACGATGATCGGTATAGGAGTTGGGTATAAATGGGTCAGAAACAATAAATTTACCATTGCCCCCTATGTTAATATTGCCAGAGGCTTTAGTGAGGAAGTCGAAAACCGCTTTACTGCTGTTGAGATAAATGCAGGAGCAAGTATTGGATACAGGTTTTAA
- a CDS encoding SAM hydrolase/SAM-dependent halogenase family protein produces MALVTFISDFGDRDYYVPAVKARMLSINPQLNIIDITHNVEPYDIAHAAFVLRSVYKEFPKGTVHLVAINSTSNLTDGFIGIKLEEHIFVGPNNGVLSMLADYDPGIVVQFADIHLKNSTFPAKEILGPIAAKVASGAAIHDFGGPLQKIKKMLPRQIKATKKQIVGHVLRVDNYGNLITNIPKEVFDKLNPGKFKIEFSRESLNKLQKSYDKVEPGDCFAFFNSLDYLEIGINHGHGAELLGLRYDSPVTINFETE; encoded by the coding sequence ATGGCCTTAGTAACATTCATATCTGATTTTGGAGATAGGGATTATTATGTACCAGCAGTAAAAGCGAGGATGCTATCCATTAACCCGCAACTGAATATCATTGACATCACTCATAATGTGGAGCCCTATGATATTGCCCATGCTGCTTTTGTACTAAGGTCGGTATATAAAGAATTTCCCAAAGGAACAGTCCATCTGGTAGCCATCAACAGTACCAGCAACCTGACCGATGGATTTATCGGGATCAAATTAGAGGAACATATTTTTGTCGGCCCCAATAATGGCGTTTTAAGTATGCTGGCAGACTATGATCCAGGTATTGTGGTGCAGTTTGCTGACATCCACCTGAAAAACAGCACTTTTCCGGCTAAAGAAATCTTAGGCCCCATAGCTGCCAAGGTGGCCAGTGGAGCTGCCATCCATGATTTTGGAGGGCCATTGCAAAAAATCAAAAAGATGTTGCCCCGGCAAATTAAAGCCACCAAAAAACAAATTGTCGGCCATGTATTGCGGGTGGACAACTATGGCAACCTGATCACCAATATCCCCAAGGAAGTTTTTGACAAACTCAATCCCGGGAAATTCAAAATTGAATTTAGCAGGGAAAGCCTTAACAAACTTCAAAAATCCTATGACAAGGTTGAGCCAGGAGACTGTTTTGCCTTTTTCAATAGCCTGGACTACCTGGAAATCGGCATCAACCATGGCCATGGCGCAGAACTCTTAGGCCTTCGCTATGACAGCCCGGTGACCATTAATTTTGAGACAGAGTAA
- a CDS encoding GNAT family N-acetyltransferase, whose translation MKLTITKIKTEDELEAAFKIRKEVFVFEQNVDPEEEYDEFESESHHFLAKLGNHPVGTARWRRTSEGFKLERFAVLISMRGKGIGIALVEAVLEDLKSFAKEVQEDPKVYMHAQLHAKTFYEKFGFKKVGETFTECRISHVKMEKHL comes from the coding sequence ATGAAGCTCACCATAACAAAGATCAAAACAGAGGATGAGCTAGAGGCTGCCTTTAAAATCCGGAAGGAGGTTTTTGTCTTTGAGCAAAATGTTGACCCTGAAGAAGAATATGATGAATTTGAATCGGAATCCCACCATTTTTTAGCAAAATTGGGAAATCATCCGGTTGGGACTGCAAGATGGAGGAGAACAAGTGAAGGGTTCAAATTAGAAAGGTTTGCCGTCCTTATTTCTATGAGAGGTAAGGGAATTGGCATTGCTTTGGTTGAAGCTGTTCTGGAAGATCTAAAATCCTTTGCCAAGGAAGTACAGGAAGACCCAAAGGTTTATATGCATGCTCAATTACATGCGAAAACATTTTATGAGAAATTTGGTTTTAAAAAAGTAGGTGAGACATTTACAGAATGCCGTATCAGTCATGTGAAAATGGAAAAGCATTTGTGA
- a CDS encoding enoyl-CoA hydratase/isomerase family protein, producing the protein MEKQVTFEISNRMGYITLNRPEKRNALNAEMVRELGHALDEAEKSGEVKVVVIKAEGKAFCAGADLDYIKQLQDFTYEENLGDSLQLKSLFQRIYQFPKVVIAQIQGHALAGGCGLATVCDFAYAATEVKMGYTEVKIGFIPALVMVFLQRKIGEGRARELLLGGKLISADQAYLYGLVNKVVPKEELENEVKNLGEQLILQNSGTSMKMIKAMLSQVQEMELEDALKYAAVQNAKARETEDCKRGIEAFLNKKSINW; encoded by the coding sequence ATGGAAAAACAGGTGACTTTCGAAATCAGTAACCGGATGGGATATATCACCCTCAATCGTCCAGAAAAGCGGAATGCCCTAAATGCAGAAATGGTCAGGGAATTAGGCCATGCACTGGATGAGGCAGAAAAATCCGGGGAAGTAAAAGTAGTGGTAATAAAAGCGGAAGGGAAAGCTTTTTGCGCAGGAGCTGACCTGGACTATATTAAACAGCTGCAGGATTTTACTTATGAGGAAAATCTGGGGGACAGTCTTCAACTAAAATCTCTTTTTCAACGTATTTATCAATTTCCCAAGGTGGTAATTGCCCAAATACAGGGGCATGCTTTAGCCGGAGGATGTGGTTTGGCCACTGTTTGTGATTTTGCCTATGCGGCAACTGAGGTGAAAATGGGTTATACCGAAGTGAAAATAGGTTTTATTCCCGCTTTGGTGATGGTTTTTTTGCAGCGGAAAATTGGGGAGGGAAGAGCCCGTGAACTCCTTTTAGGTGGAAAACTGATTTCCGCAGATCAAGCCTACTTGTATGGCTTGGTCAATAAAGTTGTTCCGAAAGAAGAATTGGAAAATGAAGTGAAAAATTTGGGGGAACAGTTAATTTTGCAAAATTCCGGAACCTCCATGAAAATGATAAAAGCAATGCTGAGCCAGGTCCAGGAAATGGAACTGGAAGATGCCCTTAAATATGCAGCTGTCCAAAATGCCAAGGCAAGGGAAACCGAAGATTGCAAAAGGGGAATTG
- a CDS encoding ComEC/Rec2 family competence protein produces the protein MKFSEFPFLRYVLFFALGILVYPLANGILFHFWLVLVIVVFLGYGAFLMINQVKGGYDFKLVLPLFAYLLLILLGILFSWAKDARNDPQNLVHQGNIKGYMAVVQELDEEKPRSIGNKVKLLKANIDGEFRRVNGEVLIYHQLPEGLQPGEVIWIHGNPQKIPPPKNPGEFDYRQFMARKQIYHSHFVGKRVIHLGRVHHQPITQWTLKIRELLIQKLDTYVTSPYANQVAKALLLGQKSYLDNAVSEAYITAGAMHILAVSGLHVGMIYGFFFLLLKPHRLEVKKRVIYLSLVIIFIWCYALLTGMSPSVMRSATMFTLMGLAQMKSRSPSIFNALALSAFILMVFNPFIIYEVGFQLSYAALLGILLLQPLIVSIWLPKNKLVYYLWEITSVSIAAQLATFPISIHYFHVFPTYFIFSNWVAIPGAFLIMSLGLVFMVVSWWDFMAQWFGVALEKLIQVFNYLIFSFQDWPLSQVDGLFISGLMMVLVWGMITSVYMLANTRKKVWASFLVIIGLFIVGIRWFSWWTTHGQKELIVFSLSEGKAVAYMDQGRLYTYLSGVDKDDYDYRIAPHLESYEGGEKLILQGISIRNGEKIILPEMGELYLGGKGFSFPSEEKLQMARFIGGKWKPLAQVDTVPFNQSAIKIVFN, from the coding sequence ATGAAATTCAGCGAATTCCCTTTTTTGAGATATGTGCTATTTTTTGCCCTTGGAATTTTAGTATACCCCTTAGCCAATGGTATTCTTTTTCATTTCTGGCTAGTTTTGGTAATAGTGGTTTTTCTTGGCTATGGAGCTTTTTTGATGATCAATCAGGTAAAGGGAGGATATGACTTTAAATTGGTTCTACCCCTTTTTGCTTATTTGCTTTTAATTCTTTTAGGAATTTTGTTTTCCTGGGCAAAAGATGCTCGTAATGATCCCCAAAACCTGGTTCACCAGGGAAATATAAAAGGTTACATGGCTGTAGTCCAGGAATTGGATGAAGAGAAACCTCGCAGTATAGGGAATAAGGTTAAGCTTTTGAAAGCAAATATTGATGGGGAATTTAGGAGGGTAAATGGTGAGGTGCTCATTTACCACCAGTTACCTGAGGGATTACAGCCAGGGGAAGTTATTTGGATCCATGGAAACCCTCAGAAGATTCCTCCGCCCAAAAATCCAGGTGAATTTGATTACCGCCAATTTATGGCCCGCAAACAAATTTATCATTCCCATTTTGTGGGCAAAAGGGTGATTCACTTAGGTAGGGTCCACCATCAGCCTATTACCCAATGGACGCTTAAAATAAGAGAACTGTTGATCCAAAAACTGGATACTTATGTCACCAGCCCTTATGCTAACCAAGTAGCCAAGGCATTGTTGTTGGGGCAAAAAAGCTATTTGGACAATGCTGTAAGTGAGGCCTACATCACGGCAGGAGCCATGCATATTCTGGCAGTTTCGGGTTTACATGTTGGAATGATTTATGGCTTCTTTTTTCTCCTTCTCAAACCTCACCGCCTGGAAGTCAAAAAAAGAGTGATTTACCTTTCCCTGGTGATCATCTTCATTTGGTGTTATGCCTTATTGACCGGAATGTCTCCCTCAGTAATGCGCTCAGCCACCATGTTTACCCTGATGGGGCTGGCCCAAATGAAATCCAGGTCTCCTTCCATTTTTAATGCTTTGGCTTTATCAGCTTTTATTTTAATGGTTTTTAATCCATTTATCATTTATGAAGTGGGTTTTCAATTGTCTTATGCGGCTTTGCTGGGCATTTTGTTATTGCAGCCCCTTATTGTTTCCATTTGGCTGCCCAAAAACAAATTGGTCTATTACCTCTGGGAAATTACGTCGGTCAGCATAGCGGCCCAATTGGCCACCTTTCCTATTTCCATCCACTATTTTCATGTTTTTCCGACCTATTTTATTTTTTCCAATTGGGTGGCGATTCCAGGGGCATTTTTGATCATGTCCCTCGGGTTGGTATTTATGGTTGTTTCCTGGTGGGATTTTATGGCTCAATGGTTTGGGGTTGCTTTGGAAAAATTGATCCAGGTATTTAACTATTTGATTTTTAGTTTTCAGGATTGGCCTCTATCCCAGGTAGATGGGCTCTTCATTTCGGGTTTGATGATGGTGTTGGTTTGGGGAATGATTACCTCTGTGTATATGCTGGCAAATACAAGGAAAAAAGTGTGGGCAAGCTTTCTGGTTATTATAGGGCTTTTTATAGTGGGCATTCGTTGGTTTTCCTGGTGGACTACCCATGGTCAAAAAGAACTGATTGTTTTTTCCCTTTCAGAAGGGAAAGCAGTGGCTTATATGGACCAAGGGAGATTATATACCTATTTGTCCGGGGTGGATAAAGATGATTACGATTACCGCATTGCTCCCCATTTGGAAAGTTATGAGGGAGGTGAAAAACTAATACTCCAGGGGATATCCATAAGAAACGGGGAGAAAATTATTTTACCAGAAATGGGGGAGTTGTATTTGGGTGGAAAAGGGTTTTCTTTTCCTTCAGAAGAGAAACTTCAAATGGCCAGGTTTATTGGAGGAAAGTGGAAACCTTTGGCGCAAGTGGACACGGTTCCATTTAACCAATCCGCTATTAAGATTGTTTTTAACTAG